Proteins from one Vicia villosa cultivar HV-30 ecotype Madison, WI unplaced genomic scaffold, Vvil1.0 ctg.000540F_1_1, whole genome shotgun sequence genomic window:
- the LOC131629271 gene encoding uncharacterized protein LOC131629271 gives MHGICKNYTTWTWHGELLDPPKGSKKQEVDVEMGDQLEEMICDIGQDSFQRAYVYDTLGSDKEIPLYPGCKNFTRLSAILRLFHLKAINNWTDKSFTELLELLKEMLPDENTLPHRTYGEKNILCPMGIEYKKIHAFPNDCVLYWKENEGLDKCPKCMVSHYKKKGDDEGYEHITKGPPAKVLWYLPIIPRFKRLFANANDAKNIRWHTEERKCDGKLRHPADSLQRKKIHSLFPNFGNEPRNLRLGLSMDGMNPYGSLSSNHSSWPVILVNYNLSPCLCMKHKYVMLSMMISGPKQPGNDIDVYLSPLIEDLKRLWEEGIDVFDGYSCENFKLRAMLFCTINDFPAYGNLSGYSVKGHKACPICEEDTCYHQLKHGKKTVYLGHRRFLKRNHPYRRLKKAFNGYPENELAPKALTGKQVYQRVKNIHVSFGKKQKHSTEKKIWKKRSLFFDLPYWSSLDVRHCIDVMHVEKNVCDSVIGTLLNIQGKTKDNLNSRKDLVEMEIREQLAPESRGKKIYLPPACHTLSKKEKTSFCECPQGVKVPQGYSSNVKSLVSMKDLKLVGLKSHDCHILMQQLILVAIRGILQKNVRHAITRLCLFFNDVCSKVIDPEKLDELENESFIILCQLEMFFPPSFFDIMVHLIVHIVREIRICGPVYLRWMYPFERDMKILKGYVKNQYRPEASIIERYITEEAVEFCTDYLSNAKPVGLPKSRRDGIYDGKGTRLKVKHMAHAEVFQAHLYILNNTIEVEPYFSRHKTIVKEMYPRMNGKWLLNEHNKTFLKWFKIEIMNDHTASDTLKWLANEPSFNVLCWSGYDINKFCFCTKSQDDKSTMQNSGVMVMASSMHFSSSKDKNLVLASIAYFGIIEEIWELNYCKFKVPIFKCKWVNSNTGVKTDELGFTLVDLDKVGYKDEPFIMEVHARQVFYVKDPSNNKWSVVLQRRSIHQSDENEDLPFDIGDITTFSAQRPSFSNENEVDDVYATRYDHQEGILEDNNK, from the coding sequence ATGCATGGTATTTGCAAAAATTATACGACATGGACATGGCATGGAGAATTGTTAGACCCTCCAAAGGGCTCTAAAAAACAAGAGGTTGATGTAGAGATGGGCGATCAACTAGAAGAAATGATTTGTGATATTGGTCAAGACTCTTTTCAGCGAGCATATGTGTATGATACTCTTGGTAGTGACAAAGAAATTCCTTTGTATCCGGGTTGTAAAAACTTTACACGATTGTCGGCTATATTGAGATTGTTCCATTTGAAGGCAATAAATAATTGGACTGATAAGAGCTTTACAGAATTGCTCGAGTTACTGAAGGAGATGCTTCCAGATGAGAATACATTGCCACATCGTACATATGGGGAGAAAAATATATTATGTCCAATGGGTATTGAGTATAAGAAAATACACGCATTCCCCAATGACTGTGTATTGTATTGGAAAGAAAATGAAGGCCTAGACAAATGTCCCAAGTGTATGGTTTCACATTATAAGAAGAAAGGTGACGATGAGGGTTATGAACATATCACAAAAGGTCCTCCTGCAAAGGTGTTATGGTATCTTCCAATTATTCCAAGATTTAAGAGATTGTTTGCCAATGCAAATGACGCAAAAAATATTAGATGGCATACAGAAGAGAGAAAATGTGATGGAAAACTTCGTCATCCAGCTGATTCTTTACAAAGGAAGAAAATTCATTCATTGTTTCCGAATTTCGGAAATGAGCCAAGAAACCTTAGACTTGGACTTTCTATGGATGGAATGAATCCATATGGTAGTTTAAGTAGTAATCACAGTTCATGGCCTGTTATCTTGGTTAATTATAATCTGTCTCCTTGCTTATGCATGAAACACAAGTATGTTATGTTATCAATGATGATTTCGGGACCAAAACAGCCAGGAAATGATATAGATGTTTATCTCAGTCCGTTGATTGAAGACTTAAAAAGACTGTGGGAGGAAGGCATTGATGTATTTGATGGGTATTCATGTGAAAATTTTAAATTGCGTGCCATGTTATTTTGTACAATTAATGACTTTCCTGCTTATGGGAATTTGTCTGGTTATAGTGTTAAAGGGCATAAAGCGTGTCCTATATGTGAAGAAGACACATGTTATCATCAATTGAAACATGGAAAGAAAACTGTTTATCTTGGACATCGAAGATTTCTCAAACGTAATCATCCATATCGAAGGTTGAAAAAGGCATTTAATGGATATCCAGAGAATGAGTTAGCTCCTAAGGCCTTAACTGGGAAACAAGTATATCAGCGGGTCAAGAACATACATGTTAGTTTTGGAAAGAAACAAAAGCATTCTACTGAAAAAAAGATATGGAAGAAGAGGTCATTGttctttgatcttccatattggtctaGTCTTGATGTAAGACATTGTATTGATGTTATGCACGTGGAGAAAAATGTTTGTGATAGTGTTATCGGAACACTTCTCAacattcaaggcaagacaaaggaTAATTTGAATTCACGTAAAGATCTTGTTGAAATGGAAATAAGAGAACAATTAGCTCCAGAATCGAGAGGTAAGAAGATATATTTGCCACCAGCATGCCATACATTGtcgaaaaaagagaaaacaagtttTTGTGAGTGTCCACAAGGTGTAAAAGTTCCACAAGGGTACTCTTCAAATGTTAAAAGTCTTGTGTCAATGAAAGATCTCAAGCTAGTTGGattaaaatctcatgattgtcacATATTGATGCAACAACTAATTCTAGTAGCTATTCGTGGAATCTTACAAAAAAATGTTCGACACGCCATAACTAGATTATGCTTATTCTTTAATGATGTGTGTAGTAAAGTGATTGACCCTGAGAAATTGGACGAGTTGGAAAATGAGTCTTTTATTATCTTGTGTCAGTTGGAGATGTTCTTTCCACCGTCATTTTTTGACAtcatggttcacttaatagttcATATAGTGAGAGAGATTAGAATATGTGGACCTGTTTATCTAAGGTGGATGTATCCTTTTGAACGAGACATGAAAATCTTGAAAGGCTATGTGAAGAATCAATATCGTCCTGAAGCATCTATTATTGAAAGGTATATCACAGAAGAAGCAGTTGAGTTTTGTACAGAttatttatcaaatgcaaaaccTGTAGGCCTTCCTAAGTCACGTCGTGATGGAATATATGATGGTAAGGGTACGCGTCTAAAGGTTAAGCACATGGCTCATGCAGAAGTATTTCAAGCACATTTGTATATTTTGAATAACACTATTGAGGTTGAGCCATATTTTTCTAGACATAAAACCATTGTCAAGGAGATGTATCCTCGAATGAATGGAAAATGGTTGTTGAATGAACATAACAAGACATTCCTAAAGTGGTTTAAAATCGAAATTATGAATGATCATACTGCTTCTGATACATTAAAATGGTTAGCAAATGAGCCTAGCTTTAATGTCTTATGTTGGAGTGGATATGATATAAACAAATTTTGCTTTTGTACCAAGTCACAAGATGACAAGAGTACCATGCAAAATAGTGGAGTCATGGTTATGGCTTCTTCGATGCACTTCTCTAGTTCAAAAGATAAAAACCTTGTTCTGGCATCCATAGCTTATTTTGGTATCATTGAGGAGATTTGGGAGCTAAACTATTGTAAGTTTAAAGTGCCTATTTTTAAATGTAAGTGGGTTAATAGTAACACTGGTGTAAAAACTGACGAATTAGGATTTACACTAGTTGACCTTGATAAGGTAGGTTACAAGGATGAACCTTTCATTATGGAAGTCCATGCAAGACAAGTGTTTTATGTCAAGGATCCCTCGAACAACAAATGGTCAGTCGTCCTCCAAAGAAGAAGCATTCATCAGAGTGATGAGAATGAAGATTTGCCTTTTGATATTGGGGACATTACTACTTTTTCAGCCCAAAGACCATCTTTCAGTAATGAAAATGAAGTGGATGATGTGTATGCCACTCGTTATGACCATCAAGAAGGGATATTGGAGGATAATAACAAATGA
- the LOC131629277 gene encoding uncharacterized protein LOC131629277 produces MAYPHYRSQFGDTTFTKVFVGGLAWETPTDEMRTYFEQFGDILEAVIITDKNTGKSKGYGFVTFRDPESARRACVDPNPVIDGRRANCNIASLGRPRPSPPRGRGSTYQGGGVGAGTGGAAAAVGYGGVPAGGAAQMAGGGAAAPVMYQPYGYPTYTPEYGYHQATMYNPQIQQAQYYQQVYGPSSSTMASPYYYGYSVQPAAPRSTFSTPQPHRIPAGPSYLYYPTTPIEGAPFSPAYRPFNQQPVIRHPSPSPSPTDSQTQQRTSSETASGVVITSESSNTQGKNN; encoded by the exons ATGGCTTATCCGCATTACCGATCGCAGTTCGGAGACACAACATTCACTAAGGTTTTTGTTGGAGGACTAGCTTGGGAAACTCCAACTGATGAAATGAGGACATATTTTGAACAATTTGGTGACATTCTTGAAGCTGTCATTATCACTGATAAGAACACAGGAAAATCTAAAGGATACGGATTT GTAACATTTCGTGATCCGGAATCAGCAAGAAGAGCTTGTGTTGATCCGAATCCGGTAATCGATGGAAGAAGAGCTAATTGTAACATTGCTTCTCTAGGACGTCCTAGACCATCACCACCAAGAG GCAGAGGTAGTACATATCAAGGTGGGGGAGTAGGAGCAGGGACAGGAGGGGCAGCGGCAGCAGTTGGGTACGGTGGTGTTCCGGCGGGAGGGGCAGCACAAATGGCAGGAGGAGGAGCAGCAGCACCAGTAATGTACCAACCATATGG CTACCCCACCTACACTCCTGAATATGGGTACCATCAA GCCACAATGTATAACCCTCAGATTCAGCAAGCACAATACTACCAACAAGTGTATGGACCATCATCTTCAACTATGGCCTCACCATATTATTATGGCTATTCTGTGCAACCAGCTGCACCAAGGAGTACATTTTCTACCCCTCAGCCACATCGCATACCAGCAGGACCATCCTATCTATACTACCCTACTACACCGATCGAAGGCGCTCCCTTCTCTCCTGCATATCGTCCATTTAATCAGCAACCAGTAATAAGGCACCCGTCTCCTTCCCCTTCTCCGACCG ATTCACAGACTCAGCAACGTACTTCATCGGAGACAGCATCTGGAGTAGTTATAACTTCGGAAAGTTCAAATACTCAAGGGAAGaacaactaa
- the LOC131629270 gene encoding uncharacterized protein LOC131629270 translates to MMEERMKTMLEEGTSLSDVPMPKRYEVWLTARQKKSGDYTSEATTLVASKIEELVEKNIQGTYVPEGREDILTKAIGTKEHPGRIRTEGRFVGFKEYYGKSSRSTSKGISMDDLHIISVSLVNHWQLLVVCPDDNIIYWFCSLGNQPSKSFKDTLLRAMRGYNILRGRIANKKPNFITIKAHQQKNSWACGYYVMKNMFDIIQTGIFQGLHEIYDDPSSYDKDVIDNIRQLWAQFFLQIVEEQHQLEEKEIRS, encoded by the exons atgatggaagaaaggatgaaaaCAATGCTTGAAGAGGGCACAAGTTTGAGTGATGTTCCCATGCCAAAACGATATGAAGTATGGTTGACGGCCCGACAAAAGAAATCAGGAGATTATACATCTGAGGCAACAACTTTGGTAGCTTCTAAGATT GAGGAGTTAGTTGAAAAAAATATTCAAGGTACTTATGTTCCCGAAGGACGTGAAGATATCTTGACTAAAGCAATTGGAACAAAAGAACACCCAGGCCGTATCCGCACTGAAGGTCGATTTGTTGGCTTTAAAGAATATTATGGTAAATCTTCACGCTCCACATCAAAAGGTATCTCTATGGATGATCTTCATATA ATATCTGTATCGCTGGT CAATCATTGGCAATTACTTGTAGTTTGTCCAGatgataatattatttattgGTTTTGTTCGCTTGGAAATCAACCAAGCAAATCTTTTAAGGACACGCTTCTAAG ggcTATGAGAGGCTATAACATCTTGAGAGGTCGTATTGCGAATAAAAAGCCTAATTTTATAACTATCAAG GCACATCAACAAAAAAATAGTTGGGCTTGTGGCTATTATGTAATGAAAAATATGTTTGACATTATTCAGACGGGTATATTTCAAGGATTACATGAG ATATATGATGATCCATCATCATATGACAAAGATGTTATTGATAATATCCGACAACTTTGGGCTCAATTCTTTTTGCAAATAGTTGAAGAACAACAtcaacttgaagagaaagaaataagGAGTTAG